GCCGGGGACGCCCTGGTCTGGGCGGACTGGGCCGACTACGCCCTGATCATGTGCGATCCCGAGCATCATGCCCGCGTCTTCTCCAGCGGCTTCCCCAATGTGGAGGTACTGCGGCGCCTGATCCGGCGCGGTGGCGATCTTCGAGGCGCCTCCGTGCATGTCAGATCCTTCGAGCCGCAGCATCTCCTCGACCTCCGGCTGGTCTGGGCATCCCTGGAGACCGGTCTTGCCCTCCTCGTTCCACCCGAGATCGATGAGGTTGGTTTCGGAGGTCTGCCCAGCTGATCGTGCGCGTGACCTACGATCCTGTGCCCGGGGAGCAGGGCGTCGCCCTCCTCCGATTGGCTCTCGGGATGGCTATTCGATCCGTACCCTGACGTCACGACACTAGACCTGCGAGAGCCTAGAGCTAACAGGGCCTGGCGCCCCCCTGGGAGATGGCGTCGGGCAGCCTGGCTGCTCGTGCGCTGGAGATCGTCTCGCCTGCACGACACCGGGATCGTGCCTCACGTCCATGGATCCTTGCAGGTGTTCACGGCCCTGATCGGTGCGGCGACTCTGATCCGCGGGAGCGCTTCTTCTCTTCCCCACGCGGGATGAACGAGGAAGGGTACGGAACTCGCGAGCCGGATGTAGCCTGCAAGGCGGATATCGTCGTCCGCGCTTCTGGCGGAGGACAGGATGGTCGTTGCGGGTGTGGATCACGACAGCCAGGGCTGCAGCTCCGGCTCTGGGTCGGCCAGCTCAGTCATCGAGTGCATGCCAGGCTGGAACGCCGCTCGTGACCTCGCCTATGACCGCAGGTACACGGCCGCGCATGAGGCAGGCCACTTCGTCGTCGGTGCCCACCTTGGGCTTCGAGATCTCGGTGCCTCGATCTCTCCTCGCCGTCAGTGCGGTCCCTTCGAGAAGGCGTGGATCGGGCAGATGTGGCATCGGTCCTCCGAGTTCGCCCGGTTCTCCCGGCATAGGCAGCGGATGGTCGCATTGGCCGGGATAGTGGCGGAGGAGGCTTGGTCACGGCGCTGGACGGAATACGACTCTTGGTGGGTCGAGATATTCCGTGATCCGGACAGCATGTCCCCCAAGGACTGGGCCGGGGCGGGATGCGAACCGGGTCACCCTGACCGCGCGCTGATCCGCGCTGCGGACGAGGTTTGGTGCCTCCTCGAACCCGGCGATGGCATCCTGTGGGAGCCGCTGGTCCGGAGCAGCCGGAGGCTAATGCAGACGCATCGGATCGGACCAGAGCAGGTGCACACGGTGCCTCGGCGGCGGCCACGGCCCAGGTCCGCACGCGGGACATCCTTGCCAGGCTGATCGGAGGTGGTCACCGGCGTTGCAACGTCCACTGGCCGGATCGAGCAGTACCAAGTTTCACGGCTGGTCTGGCACGAGGGGGTCTGGCTTCCTCGTATCCAGGAACTGACGCAGGACTGCTTCCTCGTCCGGACTGACGTCCTCCCTGAGCAGGGTGGCCACCCTCTCGTCGAGACGTGCGACATCGCAGACACGGGCCAGGACCGTCCGGTCCACCTGCGGGATCCTGGTAGCGACCCGGTCCCCGAGCGAGCCGTGGCCGCCCAGGGCATACGTCTCCCCGTAGGAGATGAACGTCTCGGCGAACCGGAGGACGCCCCGGTCCTCCTCGAGACGCGCCGAGGTCCATCGGCGGACCTGCCTGCCTTCGTCCTCGGCCAGCCTTTTCCAGGCGAAGAGGAGAGGCCGCAGCCTCGGGTGCCCGATCAGCTCGCCCGTCGTGGCTGACCGCCTGATCGCCTCGAGAGCCGCCGCCCGCAGGCCGACCGCCCCATCGAGGGTCACGACGCGATCGCCCAGCGGCACCTCCTTTGCCGGATCGGCCTCATGGTGCTCCTCCCATACGATCTCGGCCAGGTAGCAGGACCAGCCGACCTGGGCGTGCTGGATGAGCGACTGGAGGAGTGCCGTCCGCCCGTCCTGGTCCAGGTGCCGCGGCAGGAGCTCGCGGATCAGCCACCAGAGGCGGAGCTGGTTCCCCCATCCCGGGAAGCCATGGATGTCGTCGTCGCGGCTGTCGATGTCGTCCGCCACTTCGAAGAGCGTACCCAGCATCGGTCGAAGTGCTGAAGAGGGTATGTCCTCGACCCTGAGGCGGAGTTCCTCCAGCAGGAGGGAGGCCTGGGTGACTCCACTGCTTCCACGCCTGTTCCCGACCGCCGCCAGGAAAAGGCTGCGGAGCCGGGGAGCGTCGGTCATTGCGGCGAGGAGCGTCGCCACCTCGCCTGAGGACAGGATTTCCCGCGACGGGGATAGCCGGAAGTATGTGCCGAAGTGGGAGGCCGAGCAGACCAGCCGGTCCCGCCGCCAGCCTGAGCCTCGATCCCCACTGTGGAAGGTGTTCGCATAGACGCCGTCCAGCCGGGGAAAGAGACGCCTCAGGGCGATCCGGAGGCCCGCACGGTCGGCCTCCGCCGCCTCCGACAGGAGGAGCGCATCGTACTCGGCCGCGCGCTCCGCGTCGGACCGGCTCTGCCGGGAGTCGAGGTTCTCGAGCCCGCAGAGCCGAGAGGCACTGCGCTGGATCGCGCGGTGGACGCCGGGGTGGGACAGCTTGATTGCCTCGAGTGCCAGGAAATCGGCGGCGTTCGCCTCGCCCGCGATCGCGGGCCAGCCCACGAGGACGGCGTTGACCAGCCGGACGACATCCCGGGGCGTCCTCAGCCAGGGCGCGGCACAGTCGTGCATGAGGTTGCCGAACCGTGTCACGTTCCGCGACGGCCCGACGTCGCCGAAGATGGGACCCACGGCTGCGAGGAGGGCGGCCAGCAGCTGGCTCCGGTCGGGGACGGGCAGCCCGTAGGTGGCCTGCACGACCTTGTCGAGGTAGTCGGCTCCCGCCGTGGCGAAGCGTCGCTCCAGGTGCCGGGCTGCCACGTTCCCATCGAAGGCAAGCAGGTAGAGCACGTTCGGCAGGCGGCCCACCGACTTCACGAGCTGGAAAACGAGCATGGCGTCGTCGGGATCCAGCCTGTCGATGTCGTCCACCACGACCAGGGTCCGGCGGTCCTGGCCCCTGAGCGCGTCGGCAAGGCGCGCGTATTCCTCGGCCAATGGACGCTTGGCTCCGAGCCGATCCATCGCGGCATCCGCCAGCGCGACCGCGGTGGAACCGAGAGGCACCGCGCCTGTCACCGCGTCCCCGGCCACGCTCGCGAATGGCTTGGCCGGGCGGACACGGTCGTAGACCGCCTGCATCGCCTCCTTCGCCTTCCTGCGTGTCCGGCCCTTGAGCGATCCCTGGACCGTATCGGCAAGGGTCTCGAAGAAGCCCCGAGTCATCGCCTCGGCCCCGGCGAACCACCATGGGCTGAAGGCGACAACCTCCATGCGGCCTTCCGCGGCGTCGTTCCGGAGGTGGTGGAGCAGCAGGTTGACCACGCTGCTCTTGCCGCTCCCCCAAGGACCATCGAGGGCAATGACAAATCCTTCGGGTGCGGACATCCGCGCGATGCCACGCGCCAGGGCGGCGGCGAAATCATCGAAGCCGTAGGCGTCCGAGGCGGGCGTCGCGATCGGGCTGTCGTTCAGCAAGGTATCGGGAGTCATCGCACTCCGGGATGACCCAGACATCACGGGAGGGCAACCCGCCATGTCCATGGACAGGGTTCGGCCCGCTGTCAGCGGAGGTGGCAGGACTGCGGCTGGAATGTCCTTGAGCACTGACCCGTCAGGGCCTGGCTGCCATCGCAGCCAGCCACCGCTGGAGCGGACCTGACGGCACGGCGCCGCCGTATTCCCGGCACGACTCCGGGGCTGGGCCACGCCAGATCGGGCTGTACTCTGTGGCGAACGATGACGGGTTCTTCGTCATCGCGAGCAGCCCTGTGCATGCGCGTCGCAACCTGAGTATCGGCAGGGCACCAGGCCATCGTGCTTCTGGACTCGGAATCCGGCTCGGCTACCCGGCCTCTGCTGCCTGGCAGCAGCCAGAATGGGTGACCGCCATCTGGACGAGTGGCCGCGGTTCGTGCCGATCATGGGGGTGAACCCACTGGCCCGATCGCTGCGGTGCCTGTCACATGCCGCCGATGTAGTTGGGTCCCCCACCGCCCTCGGGCGTGCGCCAGTCGATGTTCTGGCTGGGGTCCTTGATGTCGCAGGTCTTGCAGTGCACGCAGTTCTGCGCGTTGATCACCAGCTTCACTGAGGCATCGCCCGCCTCCACCGCCGCACCCTCACCGGTGGCCTCCGCGTCCGGCGTGCCGCGCAGCTCGCGCTCCGCCTCCGGCCCCACCGCCTCGTAGACGGCGGCCGGGCAGTAGCGGCTCTCGGGGCTACGGAACTGGTCCCAGTTCACGCCCTTCCACCGCTCCGGCTCCTTCAGCACGAGGTGGGCGGGCTGGTTCTCCTCGTGGTTCGTGTTCGAGAGGAACACGGAGGAGAGGCGGTCGAAGGTCAGCACGCCGTCGGGCTTGGGGTAGACGATCCTCTCCGCCTTGTCGGCGGGTTTCAGCGTCTCGTTGTCAGCGTGGTGCACCCAGGTCCAGGGCGCCTTGCCGCGGAAGACGTAGGTGTCCAGCGCCGCGGCCGCCATGCCGCCGAAGAAGCCGTACTTGGAGAAGCCCGGGCGGATGTTCCGCACGGAGTGCAGCTCCTCCCACACCCAGGACTTGCGGATGGCCTCCGGGTAGGTCTCCAGCACCTCCGGCCGCGTCTCGCCCTTCAGGGCCTCCGCGATCGCGTCGGCGGCCACCATGCCGCTCTTCATCGCGGTGTGCGTGCCCTTGATCTTCGGCACGTTGAGGAAACCCGCCGTGTCGCCCACCAGCATCCCGCCCGGGAAGATCAGGCGCGGCACGGACTGCGCGCCGCCCTCGTTCAGCGCGCGGGCGCCGTAGGAGATGCGCTTGCCGCCCTCCAGGAACTTGCGGACCTCGGGGTGGGTCTTGAAGCGCTGGAACTCGTCGAAGGGCGAGAGCCAGGGGTTGGGGTAGTCCAACCCGACGACGAAGCCGATGGAGACGAGGTTCTCGCCGAGCATGTAGAGCCAGGAGCCGCCATAGGTGTCGCTCTTCAGCGGCCAGCCCGTGGAGTGCCACACCAGCCCCGGCGTGTGCTTCTCCTTCGGGATCTCCCACAGCTCCTTGATGCCCAGGCCGAAGGTCTGCGGCTGGCAGTCCTTGCGCAGGTCGTACTTTTCGAAGAGCCGCTTGGTCAGCGAGCCTCGGCAGCCCTCCGCGAACACCGTGTAGGTGGCGCGCAGCTCCATGCCGGGCTGGAAGTCCGGGCCTTCCTCGCCCTCGCGCGTGATGCCCATCACACCGGCCTCCACGCCCTTCACCACGCCTTCCTCAATCACGAGGTCGGAGGCAGCGAAGCCCGGGTAGATCTCGACGCCCAGCGCCTCCGCCTTGGCGCCGAGCCAGCGGCAGACATTGCCGAGGGAGACCACGTAGTTCCCGTGGTTGTTCATGGCCGGGGGCGTGGGGAGCTTAAAAGCCCGCGTCGAAGTCAGGTACATGAAGCGGTCGTCGCCCGCGGGCGTCGCCAGCGCGGGCGGGTCGTCGCGCCAGTCCGGGAACAGCTCGTCCAGCGCGCGCGGCTCCAGCACGGCGCCGGACAGGGTGTGGGCACCGACCTCCGAACCCTTCTCCACGAGGCAGACGCTGGTGTCCGGCGAGGCCTGCTTCAGCCGGATGGCCGTGGCCAGTCCGGCGGGGCCGCCGCCCACCACCAGCACGTCGAATTCCATGCTCTCGCGTTCGGACACGGTCGCTCCTGCGTACAACCAAAGGACTCGAAAGAACCGACTGTTCTGGACGACCTCGTCCCGTCGGCCAGCCGCAGCAGCCGCTGCAGCTCGCTGACATCCAGCTGGAACCGGAGGGCCGCCTGGTCAGCTATGACGAGGAGATGATCTTTCCTGGGTTCATCAGATTGGATGGATCGATCGCCTGCTTGATGGCCTTCAGCAGGCGCATTCCGGCCGGTGTCTTGTACCGTGCCAGATCGTCCCGCTTGAGCTGGCCGATGCCGTGCTCCGCACTGATGCTGCCGCCCATCGAGAACACGACGTCATGGACTGCACGATAGACGTCCTTCGTCCGCGCCAGGAACTCGTCCGTACCCATGTCAAGCGGCTGCGACAGGTTGAAGTGGATATTGCCGTCTCCGATATGGCCGAAGGCCAGGCACCGTGCCCCTGGCACGACTTGCGTCGCTGCCTTCACCGCGTCTTCCACGAAGTGGGCGACCGAGGAGATAGGGACGGCCACATCGTGCTTGATGCTTTCGCCTTCGTAATGCTGGTGGTCGGACAGGGCCTCGCGGAGATGCCACAGTGCCTGTGCCTGCGCCTGGCTGACGGCGATGGTCCCGTCCAGGATCATGCCGTCCTCGAGTGCCACCTCGAGCAGGGCTTCCATGCGCGCCTGGAGCTCCGCGCTACCCTTGCTTCCCCCCGCTGACATCTCGAGAAGGACGTACCAGGGGTAGCTGTCGCTCAGAGGATCGACACCTCCTGCATGGCGCACGCTGACCTCGATGCCGAACCGCTGGATCAGTTCGAAAGCGGAAAGCAGGCCTCCGGACTCTCGCTGCGCGAGTGCGTAGAGCCGGATGGCCGACGCGACATCCGGCACAGCGACCAGTGCGGTCTGCGTCTCCGGCGTCGCCGGGAAGAGGCGCAGGACGGCGGCCGTGACGATGCCGAGCGTTCCCTCCGCGCCGATGAAGAGCTGCTTGAGATCATAGCCGGTGTTGTCCTTGCGAACTGCGCTCAGACCTTTCCATACCTCGCCGTCCGGCAGGACGACCTCGAGGCCCAGCACCATCTCGCGCGTGGTGCCATACCGCAGCACCTGGATGCCGCCCGCGTTGGTGGAGATGTTGCCACCGATCATGCAGCTGCCGCGTGCTCCGAGGTTGATCGGGAACAGTAGGCCCTGCTCGGCAGCCGCCTGATGGATGACCTCCAGTACGCATCCGGCCTCGACGGTCATGGTCATCCCGGCGGGATCGATGTCGAGGATGCGGTTCAGCCGCTCGAGGCTGATGACGACTGGGGGGTGCCCCTCCTGCGAGGTTCCCCCGCCCACGAGACCTGTCCGCCCGCCCAGCGGAATCATCGGCAGGCCAGCGTTGTGGCAGATCCGCACGACGGCGGCGACCTGGTCCCGGTCGGCTGGACGGACGATCAGGGATGCGCGACCGGGAAACAGGCCGCGCGGCTCCGTCAGATAGGGTTCCTGGTCGATGTGCTGCTCGATCCAGCCACGTGGACCAAGCAGCTCGCGAAGTGCCTCGATCGCCGCCGCTGCGGTTGAGTCGCGTTGCAGGACCTGATCCATGGCTCTTCTCCGTCAGGCCAGTTCGGACACGCGACGTTGCACGCGCTGCATCAGCAGGTCGATCTCGCGGAGATGATCGCGGCTGAGACGGGGGCCGGGCACGCGCATGGTGGCGTGCCGGATGGCACCACGGCGGCGCATCACCTCCTTGCGCGCAGCCACGCCCCAGAAGCCCTGCGCTTCGTAGTTGAGGAGCGGAAGGTAGCGATCGAAGAGATCGTGCGCTTCCTCGGCCCGTCCCGTCGTGAAGAGGCGGTAGACACCGGACAGCATCTCGGGATGGGAGAAACCGGCCATGGGGCCATCGATGCCCCGCTCCATCTCCTGAGGGAGGTACATGCCGTTGTTGCCGGTGAGGATCGCTACCCGTCGCCCTCCGCCCGCGCGCAGCTGCGTGATCTTCTCCAGGCTCGGAAGGTCTTCCTCCTTCACCACCTGGATCTGCGGGTGGGCATCGATGAGCTTCAGAATGGAGGGAACAGACATCCAGACGCCAGTCGAGCCCGGGAAGTCCTGCAGCACCGTCGGGACATCGCCGATCAGGTCGAAGACCGCGGCAAAGTAGCCGAGGAGCTCGACTTCGGTCCGCAGGCCACCTGGAGGAGCGATCATCACGCCGGAGGCGCCCCCGTCCATCGCCTGTTCCGTCAGCAGCCGGAGCTGGGCAGTGCTCGGGTTGCTGACGCCGACGATCACCGGCCTGCCACCCGCTCGAGCAATGAAGCGGCGGCTCACCTGCTGCGCTTCCTCCGACGTGAGCTTGCCTCCTTCGCCACTGACGCCGAGCACCACGAAACCATTGGCACCATGATCGATGTAGAAGTCCGTCAGGCTGTCGATGCTGTCGAAGTCCACCGCGCCGCGATCGTCGAACGGCGTCTGCGCGATGATGAAGCTACCCTTGATGTCAGTGAGCATGCTTGTCTGCCTTTGCTCCATTCGGAGTTGCCGTTAGCGCCATGCCGGTACCAGACGCAGTCTTCCTGGCGTCCTTCCCCAGCACGCCGCGGAGGTGATGAAGGTTGCGCTCGATCAGGACGTGAACAGCGTCCGCAGCCCCGGTTCCGTCCCGTGCCTCCAGCCGGTGGAGAAGGGAAGCGTGGTAGGGGAGCGTCGAGGCCGGGGCATTGGGATGCCGTGAGGTGGTCGTGAAGCCGAGGCGGAGCAGCCGCAGCAGCGCATCCTTGAGCTGGATGAGAAAGACATTGTGGGATGCCATGAGCACAGTGGTGTGGAAGGCTGCGTCGGCCTCGACATAGTCACCTTGGCCGCCGACAGCCGCCTCCATCCTCTCGTAGGCCGCGCCGATGGCTGCCAGGTCGCCCGCAGTCGCGCGGTCCGCCGCCAACCGTGCCGCCTCGGGCTCCAGGATGCGACGAAGCTCGATGAGGTCCGCAATGAGGTTCGCATCGAGATCGGCAGTCCCGTGCCAGTCGAGAAGGACAGGATCGAGCATGCGCCAGCTCTCCCGCGGAAGCACACGCATCCCGATACTCGGTCCGACCGATACCATGCCCTTCGAAGCAAGTGCCTTCACAGCCTCACGCAGTACCACTCGGCTCACACCGAGCTGGGCAGCCAGCTGCGGTTCGCTCGGGAGTGGCCCCGTCGGCAGGACACCCGAGACGATCTGCTGCCCCAGTCGATCCAGTATCTGTCCGTACAGATTCTTCGGCCTGTCCATTCCGCGGCTACCCCCATCAGCAACATATGATGATACTATGATGGCTCCGGGTCAAGATGATATCGCACCTGCGAGTCTTCAGAATACCTGTTGAGCATACCTTGGTATCATGCCAACATCATAACAAGAATCCGACGGATCGCGGTCCGTCAGGAGGGGGAGAAGACACGGCAATGACTGACTGTATCTCGCGCCGGAGCATGCTTGCCGCACCAGCTCTGCTGCTGCCATCGGCCATTGTCCCGTCGTCCGTACGCGCACAGGGCCAGCTGCAATGGCCGACCCGCTCACTGCAGATGATCGTGGGCTTCCCGGCGGGCGGCTCCACGGACATCTTCGCGCGCCTGGTTGCCGAGCCGCTCGGGCAGCGGCTTGGCCGCCCTGTCGTCGTCGAGAACCGGGCGGGAGCAGGCGGCGGCATCGGGGCGGCGGCGACGGCGCGGGCGGCTCCTGACGGCTATACGATGCAGATGGCGACCGTCGGCACGGGTGCCATCAACTACGCGCTGTACAAGGACCTGCCGTTCGGGCCGGATGACCTGGCTTCGGTCTCCCGTGTCGCGGAGGTGGCCAACGTCATCATGGTTCCAGCCCGCTCTCGCTTCCACACGCTGAAGGACCTGGTCGAGGAGGCACGTCGGCGGCCTGGTGAACTTACCTTCGGTCATTCGGGCGTCGGTTCAAGCCTACACCTCACTGGGGAACTTCTGGCCGTCGAGGCCGGAGTGAGGCTGACCCATGTTCCCTTCCGGGGCGCGGCGCAGATGCTTCCCGAGCTGATCGCAGGCCGTATCGAGATCGGGATCGACAACGTTCCCTCCTCGCTCCAGCAGATCCGCGACGGCCGCGTCCGGGCGATCGCCGTGACGAGCCTGGAACGCCATCCCGGCCTCCCCGACACGCAGACGACGGTCGAGGCAGGCTTCCCGACCGTCCAGGCCATGGCCTGGTGGGGAGTCCAGGTTCCCAGGAAGGTACCGGCGCCCGTCCTGGCGAGATTGGCGTCCGAGCTGCAGTCGATCACCCGGGATGCGGGCTACAGGGAGAAGGCTGAGGAACAGGGAGCGACGCCGGTGACTGACACGCCCGAACAGTTCGAGGCGTTCGTCGCGGCAGAGATCGCCAAGTGGCGGGACGTGGCGCAGCGCGCCAACATCACCTTGGGATAGGAGTGTCCCGTTCCGGTGGCGACCCGGTCATGATCTCCTGGCCATGGGTGCCGATGGCGAATGCCAGACGGACGGCCTCGCCGTCGCAGCTCCGGAAAAATAGCGGCAATTAGCTTTCGACTCCTGGCCAGGGCGTGACTGATCTTCCCGCCGGTCCATGACGGACCCAGGAGATCGGCCCCATGCACGAGGAATGGCAAGACATTGTCC
This genomic window from Pararoseomonas sp. SCSIO 73927 contains:
- a CDS encoding P-loop NTPase fold protein; its protein translation is MTPDTLLNDSPIATPASDAYGFDDFAAALARGIARMSAPEGFVIALDGPWGSGKSSVVNLLLHHLRNDAAEGRMEVVAFSPWWFAGAEAMTRGFFETLADTVQGSLKGRTRRKAKEAMQAVYDRVRPAKPFASVAGDAVTGAVPLGSTAVALADAAMDRLGAKRPLAEEYARLADALRGQDRRTLVVVDDIDRLDPDDAMLVFQLVKSVGRLPNVLYLLAFDGNVAARHLERRFATAGADYLDKVVQATYGLPVPDRSQLLAALLAAVGPIFGDVGPSRNVTRFGNLMHDCAAPWLRTPRDVVRLVNAVLVGWPAIAGEANAADFLALEAIKLSHPGVHRAIQRSASRLCGLENLDSRQSRSDAERAAEYDALLLSEAAEADRAGLRIALRRLFPRLDGVYANTFHSGDRGSGWRRDRLVCSASHFGTYFRLSPSREILSSGEVATLLAAMTDAPRLRSLFLAAVGNRRGSSGVTQASLLLEELRLRVEDIPSSALRPMLGTLFEVADDIDSRDDDIHGFPGWGNQLRLWWLIRELLPRHLDQDGRTALLQSLIQHAQVGWSCYLAEIVWEEHHEADPAKEVPLGDRVVTLDGAVGLRAAALEAIRRSATTGELIGHPRLRPLLFAWKRLAEDEGRQVRRWTSARLEEDRGVLRFAETFISYGETYALGGHGSLGDRVATRIPQVDRTVLARVCDVARLDERVATLLREDVSPDEEAVLRQFLDTRKPDPLVPDQP
- a CDS encoding electron transfer flavoprotein-ubiquinone oxidoreductase; the protein is MEFDVLVVGGGPAGLATAIRLKQASPDTSVCLVEKGSEVGAHTLSGAVLEPRALDELFPDWRDDPPALATPAGDDRFMYLTSTRAFKLPTPPAMNNHGNYVVSLGNVCRWLGAKAEALGVEIYPGFAASDLVIEEGVVKGVEAGVMGITREGEEGPDFQPGMELRATYTVFAEGCRGSLTKRLFEKYDLRKDCQPQTFGLGIKELWEIPKEKHTPGLVWHSTGWPLKSDTYGGSWLYMLGENLVSIGFVVGLDYPNPWLSPFDEFQRFKTHPEVRKFLEGGKRISYGARALNEGGAQSVPRLIFPGGMLVGDTAGFLNVPKIKGTHTAMKSGMVAADAIAEALKGETRPEVLETYPEAIRKSWVWEELHSVRNIRPGFSKYGFFGGMAAAALDTYVFRGKAPWTWVHHADNETLKPADKAERIVYPKPDGVLTFDRLSSVFLSNTNHEENQPAHLVLKEPERWKGVNWDQFRSPESRYCPAAVYEAVGPEAERELRGTPDAEATGEGAAVEAGDASVKLVINAQNCVHCKTCDIKDPSQNIDWRTPEGGGGPNYIGGM
- a CDS encoding FAD-binding oxidoreductase; protein product: MDQVLQRDSTAAAAIEALRELLGPRGWIEQHIDQEPYLTEPRGLFPGRASLIVRPADRDQVAAVVRICHNAGLPMIPLGGRTGLVGGGTSQEGHPPVVISLERLNRILDIDPAGMTMTVEAGCVLEVIHQAAAEQGLLFPINLGARGSCMIGGNISTNAGGIQVLRYGTTREMVLGLEVVLPDGEVWKGLSAVRKDNTGYDLKQLFIGAEGTLGIVTAAVLRLFPATPETQTALVAVPDVASAIRLYALAQRESGGLLSAFELIQRFGIEVSVRHAGGVDPLSDSYPWYVLLEMSAGGSKGSAELQARMEALLEVALEDGMILDGTIAVSQAQAQALWHLREALSDHQHYEGESIKHDVAVPISSVAHFVEDAVKAATQVVPGARCLAFGHIGDGNIHFNLSQPLDMGTDEFLARTKDVYRAVHDVVFSMGGSISAEHGIGQLKRDDLARYKTPAGMRLLKAIKQAIDPSNLMNPGKIISSS
- a CDS encoding dihydrodipicolinate synthase family protein codes for the protein MLTDIKGSFIIAQTPFDDRGAVDFDSIDSLTDFYIDHGANGFVVLGVSGEGGKLTSEEAQQVSRRFIARAGGRPVIVGVSNPSTAQLRLLTEQAMDGGASGVMIAPPGGLRTEVELLGYFAAVFDLIGDVPTVLQDFPGSTGVWMSVPSILKLIDAHPQIQVVKEEDLPSLEKITQLRAGGGRRVAILTGNNGMYLPQEMERGIDGPMAGFSHPEMLSGVYRLFTTGRAEEAHDLFDRYLPLLNYEAQGFWGVAARKEVMRRRGAIRHATMRVPGPRLSRDHLREIDLLMQRVQRRVSELA
- a CDS encoding FCD domain-containing protein; this encodes MLDPVLLDWHGTADLDANLIADLIELRRILEPEAARLAADRATAGDLAAIGAAYERMEAAVGGQGDYVEADAAFHTTVLMASHNVFLIQLKDALLRLLRLGFTTTSRHPNAPASTLPYHASLLHRLEARDGTGAADAVHVLIERNLHHLRGVLGKDARKTASGTGMALTATPNGAKADKHAH
- a CDS encoding tripartite tricarboxylate transporter substrate binding protein — translated: MLAAPALLLPSAIVPSSVRAQGQLQWPTRSLQMIVGFPAGGSTDIFARLVAEPLGQRLGRPVVVENRAGAGGGIGAAATARAAPDGYTMQMATVGTGAINYALYKDLPFGPDDLASVSRVAEVANVIMVPARSRFHTLKDLVEEARRRPGELTFGHSGVGSSLHLTGELLAVEAGVRLTHVPFRGAAQMLPELIAGRIEIGIDNVPSSLQQIRDGRVRAIAVTSLERHPGLPDTQTTVEAGFPTVQAMAWWGVQVPRKVPAPVLARLASELQSITRDAGYREKAEEQGATPVTDTPEQFEAFVAAEIAKWRDVAQRANITLG